A DNA window from Loxodonta africana isolate mLoxAfr1 chromosome 7, mLoxAfr1.hap2, whole genome shotgun sequence contains the following coding sequences:
- the DUSP8 gene encoding dual specificity protein phosphatase 8 yields MAGDRLPRKVMDAKKLASLLRGGPGGPLVIDSRSFVEYNSWHVLSSVNICCSKLVKRRLQQGKVTIAELVQPASRSQVEAAEPQDVVVYDQSTRDASVLAADSFLSLLLSKLDGCFDSVAILTGGFATFSSCFPGLCEGKPAALLPMSLSQPCLPVPSVGLTRILPHLYLGSQKDVLNKDLMTQNGISYVLNASNSCPKPDFICESHFMRIPVNDNYCEKLLPWLDKSIEFIDKAKLSSCQVIVHCLAGISRSATIAIAYIMKTMGMSSDDAYRFVKDRRPSISPNFNFLGQLLEYERSLKLLATLQDDGAPPPGTPEPLPDPTAPPPPLPPPTSESATTAAREGALGAGGEPPTPAAAPATSALQRGLRGLHLSSDRLQDTNRLKRSFSLDIKSAYAPSRRPEGPGPPDPGEAPKLCKLDSPGGALGLPSPGADSPDLATEARPRPRRRARPSASSPARSPAHGLALNFGDAARQTPRHGLSALSVPGLPGPGQPTGPGGWAPPLDSPGTPSPDAPWCFSPEGAGGVGGARFVPFGLPTGPNAGGGSCDLRRREAARAEPRDARTGWPEEPAPETQFKRRSCQMEFEEGMVEGRARGEELAALGKQASFSGSVEVIEVS; encoded by the exons ATGGCTGGGGATCGGCTCCCGCGGAAGGTGATGGATGCCAAGAAGCTGGCCAGCCTGCTGCGGGGAGGGCCTGGGGGGCCGCTGGTCATCGACAGCCGCTCCTTCGTGGAGTACAACAGCTGGCATGTGCTCAGCTCTGTCAACATCTGCTGCTCCAAGCTGGTGAAGCGCAGGCTGCAACAGGGCAAGGTCACCATCGCCGAGCTTGTCCAGCCGGCCTCTCGAAGCCAG GTGGAGGCCGCAGAGCCGCAGGACGTGGTGGTCTATGACCAGAGCACGCGGGATGCCAGCGTGCTGGCTGCTGACAGCTTCCTCTCCCTCCTGCTCAGCAAGCTGGATGGCTGCTTCGACAGCGTCGCCATCCTCACGG GGGGCTTTGCCACCTTCTCCTCCTGCTTCCCTGGCCTCTGTGAGGGCAAGCCAGCCGCCCTGCTGCCCATGAGCCTCTCCCAGCCTTGCCTGCCCGTGCCCAGCGTGGGCCTGACCCGCATCCTGCCTCACCTCTACCTGGGCTCTCAGAAAGATGTCCTGAACAAG GACCTGATGACCCAAAACGGAATAAGCTACGTCCTCAATGCCAGCAACTCGTGCCCCAAGCCAGACTTCATCTGCGAGAGCCATTTCATGCGTATCCCTGTCAATGACAACTACTGTGAGAAGCTGCTGCCCTGGCTGGACAAGTCCATCGAGTTCATTG ATAAAGCCAAGCTGTCCAGCTGCCAAGTCATCGTCCACTGTCTGGCCGGCATCTCCCGCTCTGCCACCATCGCCATCGCTTACATCATGAAGACCATGGGCATGTCCTCTGATGATGCTTACAG GTTCGTGAAGGACCGGCGCCCGTCCATCTCGCCCAACTTCAATTTCCTGGGTCAGCTGTTGGAGTACGAGCGCAGCCTGAAGCTgctggcaaccctacaggacgacGGGGCACCGCCGCCAGGGACCCCAGAGCCCCTCCCGGACCCCACAGCCCCCCCGCCGCCGCTGCCACCACCTACCTCAGAGAGCGCCACCACCGCAGCCAGGGAGGGCGCGCTGGGCGCGGGCGGGGAGCCCCCAACGCCTGCCGCCGCCCCGGCCACCAGCGCGCTGCAGCGAGGCCTGCGCGGCCTGCACCTCTCCTCGGACCGCCTGCAGGACACCAACCGCCTCAAGCGCTCGTTCTCCCTGGACATCAAGTCGGCCTACGCGCCGAGCCGGCGCCCTGAGGGCCCCGGGCCCCCCGACCCCGGCGAGGCCCCCAAGCTCTGCAAGCTGGACAGCCCCGGGGGCGCGCTGGGCCTGCCCTCGCCTGGCGCTGACAGCCCGGACTTGGCGACTGAGGCGCGCCCGCGGCCCCGGCGGCGCGCACGGCCCTCGGCCAGCTCCCCGGCGCGCTCCCCCGCGCACGGCCTGGCCCTGAACTTCGGGGACGCGGCCCGGCAGACTCCGCGACACGGCCTTTCGGCCCTGTCAGTGCCCGGGCTGCCTGGCCCGGGCCAGCCGACCGGCCCCGGGGGCTGGGCACCGCCACTGGACTCCCCGGGCACGCCGTCGCCGGACGCGCCCTGGTGCTTCAGCCCCGAGGGCGCGGGCGGCGTGGGCGGCGCGCGCTTCGTGCCCTTCGGCCTTCCGACCGGGCCTAACGCGGGCGGCGGCAGCTGTGACTTGCGGCGGCGTGAGGCGGCGCGGGCCGAGCCCCGGGACGCGCGGACCGGTTGGCCCGAGGAGCCGGCCCCGGAGACGCAGTTCAAGCGCCGCAGCTGCCAGATGGAGTTCGAGGAAGGCATGGTGGAAGGGCGCGCACGCGGAGAGGAGCTGGCCGCCCTGGGCAAGCAAGCCAGCTTCTCCGGCAGCGTGGAGGTCATAGAGGTGTCCTGA